The proteins below are encoded in one region of Saccopteryx leptura isolate mSacLep1 chromosome 1, mSacLep1_pri_phased_curated, whole genome shotgun sequence:
- the C1H11orf96 gene encoding uncharacterized protein C11orf96 homolog, with product MPWGRRRQQRRRAPRIVVEQRPRSPAPHRRALRPPNRGALTLAHEGRRHPAADLDPPPSEPLAAASRGAPAQRPSPDSPAAPQPGPEDAGSAMAAAKPSELMGICSSYQAVMPHFVCLADEFPQPVRPTKLTKGKGRLRRPRQSRFKTQPVTFDEIQEVEEEGVSPMEEEKAKKSFLQSLECLRRSTQSLSLQREQLSSCKLRNSLDSSDSDSAL from the coding sequence ATGCCGTGGGGCAGACGGCGGCAGCAGCGGCGGCGAGCGCCTCGGATCGTGGTGGAGCAGCGCCCCCGGAGCCCGGCGCCCCACCGACGGGCCCTCCGCCCGCCCAACCGAGGAGCGCTGACCCTGGCCCACGAGGGCCGCAGGCACCCCGCAGCAGATTTGGATCCCCCGCCCAGCGAGCCCCTGGCTGCTGCCTCCCGGGGGGCCCCGGCGCAGCGGCCGTCCCCAGACAGCCCTGCCGCCCCGCAGCCCGGCCCCGAAGACGCCGGCAGCGCCATGGCGGCCGCCAAGCCCAGCGAGCTGATGGGCATCTGCTCCAGCTACCAAGCGGTGATGCCGCACTTCGTGTGTCTGGCTGATGAGTTCCCGCAGCCCGTGCGGCCCACCAAGCTGACCAAGGGCAAGGGCCGGCTGCGGCGGCCGCGCCAGTCCCGCTTCAAGACGCAGCCGGTGACCTTCGACGAGATCcaggaggtagaggaggaggggGTGTCTCCTATGGAAGAGGAGAAGGCTAAGAAGTCGTTCCTGCAGAGCCTGGAGTGCCTTCGCCGCAGCACGCAGAGTCTGTCGCTGCAGAGGGAGCAGCTCAGCAGCTGCAAACTGAGGAACAGCCTGGACTCCAGCGACTCCGACTCGGCCCTGTGA